A part of Haloarchaeobius sp. HME9146 genomic DNA contains:
- a CDS encoding helix-turn-helix domain-containing protein, with protein sequence MSADDTTKPDDEGTDTDGEPGDERTPRERIEEGRDRAVEGFDQGLVDLLSWVLDTETRAKIYVFLQKRPGSTSEEIAQGTGLYPSTVREALAALHEEEVVHREKRESKGAGNNPYEYTAIPPSELVSGIVGQVQNELNTVFNLDKMLDREAGDDGETSEPVTITVEEVDDSGEDAGAVDADGDDPETGDDGSTTPE encoded by the coding sequence ATGTCTGCGGACGATACCACCAAACCCGACGACGAGGGGACAGACACCGACGGAGAGCCGGGAGACGAGCGAACGCCCCGCGAGCGTATCGAGGAGGGGCGCGACCGCGCCGTCGAAGGGTTCGACCAGGGCCTCGTCGACCTGCTCTCGTGGGTGCTCGACACCGAGACGCGCGCGAAGATCTACGTCTTCCTGCAGAAGCGTCCCGGGAGCACCAGCGAGGAGATCGCCCAGGGAACCGGGCTCTACCCGAGCACGGTCCGCGAGGCACTCGCCGCCCTCCACGAGGAGGAGGTCGTCCACCGCGAGAAGCGCGAGAGCAAGGGTGCGGGGAACAACCCCTACGAGTACACGGCAATCCCGCCGAGCGAACTCGTCAGTGGCATCGTCGGACAGGTCCAGAACGAGCTCAACACGGTCTTCAACCTCGACAAGATGCTCGACCGCGAGGCCGGCGACGACGGGGAGACGAGCGAGCCGGTCACCATCACCGTCGAAGAGGTCGACGACAGCGGCGAGGATGCCGGGGCAGTCGACGCGGACGGCGACGACCCGGAAACCGGCGACGACGGCTCCACGACGCCCGAGTGA
- a CDS encoding phosphopantetheine adenylyltransferase, producing the protein MKVALGGTFDPVHDGHRALFERAFELGDVTVGLTSDTLAPKTRNVDRYVRSFDERKRDLEADLAALATDTEREFEVRELTEPTGIATEPQFDYLVVSPETIDGAERVNEIREERGHEPLEIEVVDHVLAEDGDIISSTRIVNGEIDEHGNLTPQRTGREATR; encoded by the coding sequence ATGAAGGTTGCGCTGGGCGGGACGTTCGACCCCGTGCACGACGGCCACCGTGCCCTGTTCGAACGAGCGTTCGAACTCGGAGACGTGACCGTCGGCCTGACGAGTGACACCCTCGCCCCGAAGACACGGAACGTCGACCGGTACGTCCGGTCGTTCGACGAGCGAAAGCGCGACCTGGAGGCAGACCTCGCCGCGCTCGCCACCGACACCGAGCGGGAGTTCGAGGTTCGGGAACTCACCGAGCCGACGGGCATCGCGACAGAGCCCCAGTTCGACTACCTGGTCGTCTCACCCGAGACCATCGACGGCGCGGAGCGGGTCAACGAAATCCGCGAAGAACGTGGCCACGAGCCACTCGAAATCGAGGTCGTCGACCACGTCCTCGCCGAGGATGGCGACATCATCTCCAGTACCCGAATCGTCAACGGCGAGATCGACGAGCACGGTAACCTGACCCCCCAGCGAACGGGTCGTGAAGCGACCCGCTGA
- a CDS encoding transcription initiation factor IIB family protein, which yields MYSARDRVDNEEWLAELQTAADRLDLDADARSYAVDLFLSSVPESERSKKPAMAASLYAGALIASDGRSQTEVADAAGVSRLSIQQRWKDVLESAGLEPPSW from the coding sequence ATGTATAGTGCACGGGACCGGGTCGACAACGAGGAGTGGCTGGCCGAACTCCAGACCGCTGCCGACCGACTCGACCTGGACGCTGATGCGCGGTCGTATGCGGTGGACCTGTTTCTCTCGTCGGTTCCGGAGTCAGAGCGGTCGAAGAAGCCGGCCATGGCGGCGAGTCTGTATGCGGGCGCACTCATCGCGAGCGACGGACGGTCACAGACCGAGGTTGCCGACGCCGCGGGCGTCTCGCGCCTGTCGATTCAGCAGCGCTGGAAGGACGTACTCGAATCGGCCGGACTGGAACCACCGTCGTGGTAA
- a CDS encoding type IV pilin N-terminal domain-containing protein, protein MKSRRGVSSVVSTVLIVGLVMIMAVTVSVYALNFTEEKREPSPQMHATLEPVSASDGTVLVSTNGGEKLEMENVELVIRNAGNDSQVRIVNLQATGSSFNSSNIVGPESMVQNPGGELDASPSSTDGTLAAGEHMSVELPNLSQGDRVTILIVHVPTNSVIWRESTNATA, encoded by the coding sequence ATGAAATCGAGGAGGGGAGTGTCGTCGGTGGTGAGCACCGTACTCATCGTGGGGCTCGTGATGATAATGGCGGTGACCGTGAGCGTCTATGCGCTGAACTTCACGGAGGAGAAGCGAGAGCCGTCGCCACAGATGCACGCGACGCTGGAACCGGTGTCGGCGAGCGACGGGACGGTGCTGGTGTCGACGAATGGGGGCGAGAAGCTCGAGATGGAGAACGTCGAACTCGTCATCCGGAACGCGGGCAACGACAGTCAGGTTCGCATCGTGAACCTGCAGGCGACGGGATCGTCGTTTAATTCGAGCAACATCGTGGGACCGGAGAGTATGGTGCAGAACCCTGGTGGCGAACTCGACGCGAGTCCGAGTTCGACCGACGGGACGCTGGCTGCCGGCGAACACATGTCGGTCGAGTTGCCCAACCTCAGCCAGGGCGACCGCGTGACGATACTCATCGTGCACGTCCCGACGAACAGCGTCATCTGGCGGGAGTCCACGAACGCGACGGCGTGA
- the dacZ gene encoding diadenylate cyclase DacZ: MANLGELFGEILADVDAIVLFSPSGSYFERFSELEEPEVVVIGTENTVDAESFVELPLEFENVAERVRFGLEGALDAGLLDDGDVLLCATSVFDSGIDTISRVRADASKQSGVYDLFANSRAEPNVIKNVLELAVELGKKGQKGKPVGALFVVGDAGKVMNKSRPLSYNPFEKSHVHVGDPIVNVMLKEFSRLDGAFVISDSGKIVSAYRYLEPSAEGVDIPKGLGARHMAAGAVTRDTNATAIVLSESDGLVRAFKNGELLLEIDPEDY, from the coding sequence ATGGCGAATCTGGGCGAGCTATTCGGCGAAATACTCGCGGACGTGGACGCGATAGTGCTCTTCTCACCGAGTGGCTCGTATTTCGAGCGCTTCTCGGAGCTAGAAGAGCCGGAGGTGGTCGTCATCGGGACGGAGAACACGGTGGACGCCGAATCGTTCGTCGAACTCCCGCTGGAGTTCGAGAACGTCGCGGAGCGTGTCCGCTTCGGTCTCGAGGGCGCGCTCGACGCGGGCCTGCTCGACGACGGTGACGTGTTGCTCTGTGCGACGAGCGTCTTCGACAGTGGTATCGATACGATTTCTCGGGTGCGCGCGGACGCGTCGAAGCAGTCCGGCGTGTACGACCTGTTCGCGAACTCGCGCGCGGAACCGAACGTCATCAAGAACGTGCTCGAACTGGCCGTCGAACTCGGAAAGAAGGGCCAGAAGGGTAAGCCGGTCGGCGCGCTGTTCGTGGTCGGTGACGCCGGGAAGGTGATGAACAAGTCGCGACCGCTGTCGTACAACCCGTTCGAGAAGAGCCACGTGCACGTGGGCGACCCCATCGTGAACGTGATGCTGAAGGAGTTCTCGCGGCTCGACGGTGCGTTCGTCATCTCCGATTCGGGGAAGATCGTCAGCGCGTACCGCTACCTCGAACCGTCGGCGGAGGGCGTCGACATCCCGAAGGGGCTCGGCGCGCGCCACATGGCCGCCGGTGCGGTGACGCGCGACACGAACGCGACCGCCATCGTCCTCTCGGAGAGTGACGGGCTGGTCCGTGCGTTCAAGAACGGTGAGTTGCTGCTGGAGATCGACCCGGAGGACTACTGA
- a CDS encoding mechanosensitive ion channel domain-containing protein — protein MDVSALLQEPLVLAFGVIVAGVLIGMLIGKLNKRLMRAAGVPDMVEGTPFESSARSLGTSTVDIVARLSSWFIYGIAALAAVHVANIIRTDQFWLSIVWFVPDLFIAIFVLIVGFVAADKAELLTSERLRGVKLPEVNLLPRLVKYSVIYIAFLVALSQVGVNMLALVVLLAAYLFALIFLGGLAFRDFLRASAAGMYLLLRQPYGIGDQVEVDDKQGVVQEVDLFVTQIEADGSEYIVPNNRVFENGVVRIRE, from the coding sequence ATCGACGTGAGCGCGTTACTACAGGAGCCACTCGTCCTGGCCTTCGGCGTCATCGTCGCTGGCGTGCTCATCGGGATGCTGATCGGGAAGCTGAACAAGCGGCTGATGCGGGCCGCGGGCGTTCCCGACATGGTCGAAGGGACGCCGTTCGAGTCGAGCGCGCGCAGCCTGGGCACGTCGACGGTCGACATCGTCGCGCGGCTGAGCTCGTGGTTCATCTACGGCATCGCGGCCCTCGCGGCGGTCCACGTCGCGAACATCATCCGGACGGACCAGTTCTGGCTGAGCATCGTCTGGTTCGTTCCCGACCTCTTCATCGCCATCTTCGTCCTCATCGTGGGGTTCGTGGCGGCGGACAAGGCAGAGCTGTTGACGAGCGAGCGATTGCGCGGCGTGAAACTCCCCGAGGTGAACCTCCTGCCGCGGCTCGTGAAGTACAGCGTCATCTACATCGCCTTCCTCGTCGCGTTGAGCCAGGTCGGCGTGAACATGCTCGCACTGGTCGTGCTGCTCGCCGCGTATCTCTTCGCGCTCATCTTCCTCGGGGGCCTGGCGTTCCGTGATTTCCTGCGGGCCAGCGCGGCCGGGATGTACCTGCTCTTGCGCCAGCCCTACGGTATCGGTGACCAGGTGGAGGTCGACGACAAGCAGGGCGTCGTCCAGGAGGTGGACCTGTTCGTCACACAGATAGAGGCGGATGGGTCAGAGTACATCGTGCCGAACAACCGCGTGTTCGAGAACGGTGTCGTCAGGATTCGCGAGTAA
- a CDS encoding DapH/DapD/GlmU-related protein codes for MPTAAEADAVSDDESRHDRVTAYSTPGPLNSLQHWPDAKSPLKVAFNYVVVWLIRTSPSLRLKNWLLGLLGVTVGEGVSWGLEATPDVFWPEHITLGDHVIIGYDSTLLCHEFLQDEYRVGDVVVGDRAMIGAGAIVLPGVEIGEGAQVAANSLVTEDVPAGETVAGVPARPMSEWAMRDSDGDD; via the coding sequence ATGCCCACGGCCGCCGAAGCCGACGCCGTGAGCGACGACGAGTCCCGTCACGACCGCGTGACCGCGTATTCGACGCCCGGCCCGTTGAACTCCCTCCAGCACTGGCCCGACGCCAAGTCACCGCTCAAAGTGGCGTTCAACTACGTCGTCGTCTGGCTGATCCGCACGTCGCCCTCGCTACGGCTGAAGAACTGGCTGCTCGGCCTTCTGGGCGTGACCGTCGGCGAAGGCGTCTCGTGGGGGCTCGAAGCCACTCCCGACGTGTTCTGGCCCGAGCACATCACGCTCGGCGACCACGTCATCATCGGCTACGACTCGACCCTCCTCTGTCACGAGTTCCTGCAGGACGAGTACCGCGTCGGAGACGTGGTCGTCGGCGACCGGGCGATGATCGGTGCCGGTGCCATCGTCCTCCCGGGCGTGGAGATCGGCGAGGGCGCACAGGTCGCCGCGAACTCGCTGGTCACCGAGGACGTCCCGGCAGGAGAGACCGTCGCCGGGGTCCCGGCCCGGCCGATGAGCGAGTGGGCGATGCGGGACTCCGACGGCGACGACTGA
- a CDS encoding luciferase family protein encodes MTDSSRLVGAVVEALVDTVSDWPHVRQEEHRYGGTAFLVGSREIGHVHASGMLDIPYLKALRDRLVEAGETREHHLLTNSGWTTFQIQSQSDFEHARWLMRLSYLYHVRVLQQRGEHEFDDVDVDAELAALDVSEEIRAAFERQEGRKAA; translated from the coding sequence ATGACAGACTCGTCCAGACTCGTCGGTGCGGTCGTCGAGGCGCTCGTCGACACCGTGAGCGACTGGCCTCACGTCCGGCAGGAGGAACACCGCTACGGCGGGACCGCGTTCCTCGTCGGGTCGCGGGAGATCGGCCACGTCCACGCCTCGGGGATGCTCGACATCCCGTACCTGAAGGCGCTTCGGGACCGGCTCGTGGAGGCGGGCGAGACCCGGGAGCACCACCTGCTCACGAACTCGGGGTGGACGACGTTCCAGATCCAGTCACAGTCAGACTTCGAGCACGCGCGCTGGCTCATGCGACTCTCGTACCTGTATCACGTCCGGGTGCTCCAGCAACGCGGCGAGCACGAGTTCGACGACGTGGACGTCGACGCGGAACTGGCGGCGCTGGACGTGAGCGAGGAGATTCGGGCGGCGTTCGAGCGGCAGGAGGGCAGAAAAGCGGCGTAA
- the purD gene encoding phosphoribosylamine--glycine ligase codes for MSDTLLLVGGGGREHAIARALDESPDRDEFELYACAGNRNPGIARIAAGFETLDTADPEAVVAYAEEVDATLAVIGPEKPLAEGVVDALEDAGVYAFGPKQADARIEVDKSFQREFMAENDVPGCPDYAVFTDMDAACEYIDEYDGDLAVKPAGLTGGKGVRVTGDQITKEEAKEYLQESDYEKVVLEERLVGEEFTIQAIVAGDDVLITPAVQDHKRAYEGDEGPNTGGMGSYTDSSFQLPFMTEADSVEALQIMRTTVENLDDYRGILYGQFMLTAEGVKVVEFNARFGDPEAMNTLPVLETDFYEILTKARDGAPLPELDFAGKATVCKYATPAGYPTNPEAGTKIEVDEDSAGDALLYYASVDERDDGIYTTTSRAFAVVGVADTIAEAEEQAEAAFAVAGEEGLHIRHDIGKADLVQRRIDHVTELRGE; via the coding sequence ATGTCCGATACCCTCTTGCTCGTCGGTGGCGGCGGGCGCGAGCACGCCATCGCCCGGGCGCTCGACGAGTCACCCGACCGAGACGAGTTCGAGCTGTACGCCTGCGCAGGGAACCGAAACCCCGGCATCGCCCGCATCGCCGCGGGCTTCGAGACACTGGATACGGCTGACCCCGAGGCCGTCGTCGCCTACGCCGAGGAGGTCGACGCAACGCTGGCCGTCATCGGGCCGGAGAAACCCCTCGCAGAGGGCGTCGTCGACGCGCTCGAAGACGCCGGCGTGTACGCCTTCGGGCCGAAGCAGGCCGACGCCCGCATCGAGGTGGACAAGTCGTTCCAGCGCGAGTTCATGGCCGAGAACGACGTGCCGGGCTGCCCGGACTACGCCGTCTTCACCGACATGGACGCCGCCTGTGAGTACATCGACGAGTACGACGGTGACCTCGCCGTCAAGCCCGCCGGCCTCACCGGTGGCAAGGGCGTCCGCGTCACCGGCGACCAGATCACCAAGGAGGAGGCCAAGGAGTACCTGCAGGAGTCCGACTACGAGAAGGTCGTCCTCGAAGAGCGCCTCGTCGGCGAGGAGTTCACCATCCAGGCCATCGTGGCCGGCGACGACGTGCTCATCACCCCCGCCGTCCAGGACCACAAGCGCGCCTACGAGGGCGACGAGGGGCCGAACACCGGTGGCATGGGGAGCTACACGGATTCGAGCTTCCAGCTCCCGTTCATGACCGAGGCCGACAGCGTCGAGGCGCTCCAGATCATGCGCACGACCGTCGAGAACCTCGACGACTACCGCGGCATCCTCTACGGGCAGTTCATGCTCACCGCCGAGGGCGTCAAGGTCGTCGAGTTCAACGCCCGGTTCGGCGACCCCGAGGCGATGAACACCCTGCCGGTCCTCGAGACCGACTTCTACGAGATTCTCACGAAGGCCCGCGACGGCGCACCCCTGCCGGAACTCGACTTCGCCGGGAAGGCGACCGTCTGCAAGTACGCCACCCCTGCCGGCTACCCGACGAACCCCGAGGCTGGGACGAAGATCGAAGTCGACGAGGACAGCGCTGGCGACGCCTTGCTGTACTACGCCTCCGTCGACGAGCGCGACGATGGCATCTACACGACGACCTCGCGTGCCTTCGCGGTCGTCGGCGTCGCCGACACCATCGCCGAGGCCGAAGAACAGGCCGAAGCCGCGTTCGCGGTGGCCGGCGAGGAGGGCCTGCACATCCGCCACGACATCGGTAAGGCCGACCTCGTCCAGCGCCGCATCGACCACGTCACCGAACTCCGCGGCGAATAG
- a CDS encoding thioredoxin domain-containing protein yields MSDPTARNRLDEEASPYLRQHADNPVNWQPWDDAALSKAREEDKPIFLSVGYSACHWCHVMEDESFEDDDVAEVLNEHFVPIKVDREERPDLDSIYQTVCQAVSGRGGWPLSVWLTPEGKPFYVGTYFPREPRRNMPGFLSLLENVAESWQDPEQRKEMANRADQWTRVAKDQLEDVESPGEEAPGDDVLSEAATSLMRSVDREYGGFGNSGPKFPQEARLHVLLRSFDRSGRDGFREVVQQNLDAMGGGGLYDHVGGGFHRYCTDRDWTVPHFEKMLYDNAELSRIFLAGYQVTGEEKYRDRVEETLDFVTRELQHPEGGFFSTLDAQSANEEGEQEEGAFYVWTPEQVQAVLDDEDAELFCERYGVTNKGNFENGQTVLTISASIEDLAEEHDLSDAEVEARLADAKAAIFEAREERPRPRRDEKVLAGWNGLMISAFAEAAIVLDEGYAAPAARALDFVREHLWDASSKRLTRRFADGDVKGEGYLEDYAFLARGAFDLYQATGDHDSLQFALDLARTIETEFWDSEEETVFFTPAGGEDLVARPQELRDQSTPSSLGVTLDVLLSLSHFSLDDEFESVVESVLTTHGGRIESSPLEYPSLVLAADRWNTGDRELTVAADELPDDWRGAIGDTYLPARVLAMRPPTADGLDGWLADLDLDTAPPIWADRDATDDQPTVYACRDFSCSPPTHDIAEALAWLGDETSD; encoded by the coding sequence ATGAGCGACCCCACCGCGCGAAACCGGCTCGACGAGGAGGCATCGCCGTACCTCCGACAGCACGCCGACAACCCCGTCAACTGGCAGCCGTGGGACGACGCAGCCCTCTCGAAAGCCCGCGAGGAGGACAAGCCCATCTTCCTCTCGGTGGGCTACTCGGCGTGTCACTGGTGTCACGTCATGGAGGACGAGAGTTTCGAGGACGACGACGTGGCCGAGGTGCTGAACGAGCACTTCGTCCCCATCAAGGTCGACCGCGAGGAGCGTCCAGACCTCGACTCCATCTACCAGACGGTCTGCCAGGCCGTCAGCGGCCGCGGCGGCTGGCCGCTCTCGGTGTGGCTCACACCGGAGGGCAAGCCCTTCTACGTGGGGACGTACTTCCCGCGCGAGCCGCGGCGCAACATGCCCGGCTTCCTGAGCCTGCTGGAGAACGTCGCCGAGTCCTGGCAGGACCCCGAACAGCGCAAAGAGATGGCGAACCGCGCCGACCAGTGGACGAGGGTGGCCAAGGACCAGCTCGAAGACGTGGAATCACCGGGCGAGGAGGCCCCCGGTGACGACGTGCTCTCGGAGGCCGCAACTTCCCTGATGCGCAGCGTCGACCGCGAGTACGGCGGGTTCGGCAACTCCGGGCCGAAGTTCCCCCAGGAGGCCCGCCTGCACGTCCTGCTTCGCTCGTTCGACCGCTCGGGCCGCGACGGCTTCCGCGAGGTGGTCCAGCAGAACCTCGACGCGATGGGCGGCGGCGGCCTGTACGACCACGTCGGCGGCGGCTTCCACCGCTACTGCACCGACCGCGACTGGACGGTGCCCCACTTCGAGAAGATGCTGTACGACAACGCCGAGTTGTCCCGCATCTTCCTCGCGGGCTACCAGGTCACGGGCGAGGAGAAGTACAGAGACCGTGTCGAGGAGACCCTCGACTTCGTCACCCGCGAACTCCAGCATCCCGAGGGAGGGTTCTTCTCGACGCTCGACGCCCAGTCCGCGAACGAGGAGGGCGAGCAGGAGGAGGGCGCGTTCTACGTCTGGACGCCGGAGCAGGTTCAGGCGGTGCTGGACGACGAGGATGCAGAGCTGTTCTGCGAACGCTACGGCGTCACGAACAAGGGCAACTTCGAGAACGGCCAGACCGTACTGACCATCTCGGCGAGTATCGAGGACCTCGCCGAGGAGCACGACCTGTCCGATGCCGAGGTCGAGGCGCGGCTGGCTGACGCGAAGGCAGCCATCTTCGAGGCTCGCGAAGAACGCCCACGTCCCCGCCGCGACGAGAAGGTCCTCGCGGGGTGGAACGGCCTCATGATCTCCGCGTTCGCCGAGGCCGCCATCGTGCTGGACGAGGGCTACGCAGCACCCGCCGCGCGGGCGCTCGACTTCGTTCGCGAGCACCTCTGGGACGCGAGTTCGAAGCGGCTCACCCGCCGGTTCGCCGACGGCGACGTGAAGGGCGAGGGCTACCTGGAGGACTACGCGTTCCTCGCCCGCGGCGCGTTCGACCTGTACCAGGCGACCGGCGACCACGACTCCCTGCAATTCGCGCTCGACCTCGCCCGGACCATCGAGACCGAGTTCTGGGATAGCGAGGAAGAGACCGTCTTCTTCACGCCCGCAGGTGGCGAGGACCTCGTCGCCCGGCCGCAGGAGCTCCGCGACCAGTCCACGCCGTCCTCGCTGGGGGTCACCCTCGACGTGCTGCTGTCGCTCTCGCACTTCAGTCTCGACGACGAGTTCGAGTCGGTCGTCGAGTCGGTTCTAACTACGCACGGCGGCCGAATCGAGTCCAGCCCGCTGGAGTACCCGTCGCTGGTCCTGGCTGCGGACCGGTGGAACACGGGCGACCGCGAACTGACCGTGGCGGCCGACGAGCTACCCGACGACTGGCGGGGCGCCATCGGTGACACCTACCTGCCGGCGCGGGTGCTCGCCATGCGGCCCCCGACCGCCGACGGGCTGGACGGGTGGCTCGCCGACCTCGACCTCGACACTGCGCCGCCAATCTGGGCCGACCGCGACGCGACCGACGACCAGCCGACGGTGTACGCCTGCCGGGACTTCTCGTGTTCGCCGCCGACGCACGACATCGCCGAGGCGCTGGCGTGGCTCGGGGACGAAACGAGCGACTGA
- a CDS encoding thioredoxin family protein, whose product MELETMRPTPTWDGAGYEDSLDVWSALADDIVVKVWGGDWCKDCRSQLPDFGAALEQAEVDDVEHYPVEKEDDGSKVGPGVEEYGIEYIPTVVVEDAETGEELARFVEEEDRPIAVWLAEELEQYV is encoded by the coding sequence ATGGAACTCGAGACGATGCGCCCGACCCCGACGTGGGACGGCGCAGGCTACGAGGACAGCCTCGACGTATGGAGCGCCCTCGCCGACGACATCGTCGTCAAGGTGTGGGGCGGCGACTGGTGCAAGGACTGCCGCAGCCAGCTGCCCGACTTCGGCGCGGCACTCGAACAGGCCGAGGTCGACGACGTGGAGCACTACCCCGTCGAGAAGGAGGACGACGGCTCGAAGGTCGGCCCCGGCGTCGAGGAGTACGGCATCGAGTACATCCCGACGGTCGTCGTCGAGGATGCAGAAACCGGGGAGGAACTCGCCCGCTTCGTCGAGGAGGAGGACCGGCCCATCGCGGTGTGGCTGGCCGAGGAACTCGAACAGTACGTCTGA
- a CDS encoding metallophosphoesterase translates to MDADDGTSTGAGRNPGFRAAAATDWLAGDGPGPTGFATRQDFEDVPLRADGASLLARFTEPSTTEPASIAVVSDVHLSTREVGCWKVFHRTETLLRRAVADLNDHDLDLVVFSGDLTENGALCDFELVSDILADLDPEFVAVPGNHDVPKTFDEHEVPPLSRFEREYTPGGFPFHVDAGGVSVLGLNTAHAPDGSLDDTHEGTVSPDQREWLADELPRHDAPLVVGHHNLPGLLGATGGNSWRGSFPMRDPDPFADVLAAGDAPLYLSGHLHVPAVAETAGVRELVAPAICSFPQAYLVLDIGPAGTSVWHVPVATDEDATEALDLAHEYSERSRMVAGIVRRQTGAYPLVDELAPEDRPGSPAATSECD, encoded by the coding sequence ATGGACGCCGACGATGGAACGTCGACGGGAGCCGGCCGGAACCCCGGGTTCAGGGCCGCCGCGGCGACCGACTGGCTCGCGGGTGACGGTCCCGGGCCGACGGGCTTCGCCACCAGACAGGATTTCGAGGACGTACCGCTCCGCGCGGACGGCGCGTCGTTGCTCGCGCGCTTTACCGAACCCAGCACGACCGAGCCAGCGAGCATCGCCGTCGTCTCCGACGTGCACCTCTCGACCCGCGAGGTCGGCTGCTGGAAGGTGTTCCACCGGACCGAGACGCTGCTCCGCCGGGCCGTCGCCGACCTGAACGACCACGACCTCGACCTCGTGGTGTTCTCCGGCGACCTCACCGAGAACGGGGCACTGTGTGACTTCGAGCTCGTGAGCGACATCCTCGCCGATCTCGACCCCGAGTTCGTCGCGGTGCCGGGGAACCACGACGTGCCGAAGACGTTCGACGAGCACGAGGTACCGCCCCTCTCGCGGTTCGAGCGCGAGTACACGCCGGGCGGGTTCCCCTTCCACGTCGACGCTGGCGGCGTCTCCGTCCTCGGCCTCAACACGGCCCACGCGCCCGACGGGTCGCTGGACGACACGCACGAGGGAACCGTCTCGCCGGACCAGCGCGAGTGGCTGGCCGACGAGCTCCCCAGACACGACGCGCCACTCGTCGTCGGGCACCACAACCTCCCTGGATTGCTCGGCGCGACCGGCGGCAACTCCTGGCGTGGGTCGTTCCCGATGCGCGACCCCGACCCCTTCGCGGACGTCCTCGCGGCGGGTGACGCCCCGCTGTACCTCTCCGGACACCTCCACGTCCCCGCCGTCGCGGAGACCGCGGGCGTCCGCGAACTCGTCGCCCCGGCCATCTGCTCGTTCCCGCAGGCGTACCTCGTCCTTGACATCGGCCCCGCGGGAACCAGCGTCTGGCACGTCCCCGTCGCGACCGACGAGGACGCCACCGAGGCGCTCGACCTCGCCCACGAGTACAGCGAGCGCAGCCGGATGGTCGCCGGCATCGTCCGCCGCCAGACCGGCGCGTACCCGCTCGTAGACGAACTCGCGCCCGAGGACCGGCCCGGGTCGCCCGCGGCCACCTCGGAATGTGACTAA
- a CDS encoding PLP-dependent cysteine synthase family protein, which produces MYQSILDAIGSPLVQVSSPPGATIAAKVESFNPGGSAKDRPAREMVRAAEQAGDLSPGDRLVEPTSGNTGIGLCMVAAAKGYDITIVMPDDMSKERREIMEAYGADIELVTGDMTTAKARADEIEEEQGAVQLRQFENPANPRAHYRTTAEEILEQIGDREIDAFVAGVGTGGTFSGNVKRLKEEFPDMKAVAVEPATNAVLSTGEAGQDDFQGMGPGFVSDNLDTSLIDEIETVELEEAEAECRRLAREEGILVGQSSGAMSVVANRVAERIAEPTAECPPGPAELREAEADAVETDGGDYDDCPLVVTVFWDSGERYMSLGLFD; this is translated from the coding sequence ATGTATCAGAGTATTCTGGACGCCATCGGCTCTCCACTCGTCCAGGTCTCCTCGCCACCGGGCGCGACAATCGCCGCGAAGGTCGAATCCTTCAACCCGGGCGGGTCGGCCAAGGACCGGCCGGCCCGCGAGATGGTCCGGGCGGCCGAGCAGGCCGGCGACCTCTCGCCGGGTGACCGACTCGTCGAACCGACGAGCGGGAACACCGGTATCGGCCTCTGCATGGTCGCCGCCGCGAAGGGCTACGACATCACCATCGTGATGCCCGACGACATGTCGAAAGAGCGCCGCGAGATAATGGAGGCCTACGGTGCCGACATCGAACTCGTCACGGGCGACATGACGACGGCGAAGGCCCGCGCCGACGAGATAGAGGAGGAGCAGGGCGCGGTCCAGCTTCGACAGTTCGAGAACCCCGCGAACCCGCGGGCGCACTACCGGACCACCGCCGAGGAGATTCTCGAACAGATCGGCGACCGCGAGATAGACGCGTTCGTCGCCGGCGTCGGTACGGGCGGCACCTTCTCGGGCAACGTGAAGCGCCTGAAAGAGGAGTTCCCGGACATGAAAGCAGTCGCGGTCGAACCTGCGACCAACGCGGTCCTCTCGACCGGTGAGGCCGGCCAGGACGACTTCCAGGGGATGGGCCCCGGCTTCGTCAGCGACAACCTCGACACCTCGCTCATCGACGAGATAGAGACGGTCGAACTCGAGGAGGCAGAGGCCGAGTGTCGTCGGCTCGCCCGCGAGGAGGGTATCCTCGTCGGGCAGTCGTCCGGGGCGATGAGCGTCGTCGCGAACCGGGTCGCAGAACGCATCGCGGAGCCGACCGCGGAGTGTCCGCCCGGTCCGGCCGAGCTCCGCGAGGCCGAAGCGGACGCCGTCGAGACCGACGGCGGCGACTACGACGACTGCCCGCTCGTCGTCACGGTGTTCTGGGACTCCGGCGAGCGCTACATGTCGCTCGGCCTGTTCGACTGA